Proteins from one Hemiscyllium ocellatum isolate sHemOce1 chromosome 6, sHemOce1.pat.X.cur, whole genome shotgun sequence genomic window:
- the LOC132816873 gene encoding P2Y purinoceptor 8-like, which produces MNSTIEDSTIQMLNNTVMHYTLPMIYLGIFLISTPLNAIALWLLCCRMWPKTPTMIFSINLAITDLLYSLTLPFQIIYHWNRNNWQAGAPLCRLVTVLFYGNSHCSILTVMWISVERYLGIVHPLHTSHLRSVKTAILLCLLSWLFVLMVHLPLMYNELTYDVPDLKIITCFDIIPRDMFPAVYYFYLYYSAQIFLFFLVPFVVMMLCYSRIIRTLLKAPVAQIRESRKQIVYLTIVVMLAFAICYLPTQIIMIVHFVRSHLKRPIYILYKFSLTLNSLNGCFDPLLYYFASKEFRRKVQKILPCIPVDDSDRTSSNIALPLAAQGSQ; this is translated from the coding sequence ATGAACAGTACAATAGAAGACTCCACAATACAGATGCTCAACAACACTGTGATGCATTACACCTTGCCAATGATCTATCTGGGCATTTTTCTTATCAGCACTCCCCTGAACGCCATCGCCCTTTGGCTCCTCTGCTGCCGCATGTGGCCCAAGACTCCCACCATGATCTTTTCCATCAATCTGGCCATCACCGATCTCCTGTACAGCTTGACATTGCCCTTTCAGATCATCTACCATTGGAACCGGAACAACTGGCAGGCCGGGGCCCCACTCTGCCGGCTGGTGACTGTTCTCTTCTACGGCAACTCGCACTGCTCCATCCTGACGGTCATGTGGATAAGTGTGGAGCGTTACCTCGGCATTGTGCACCCCTTGCACACCTCTCACCTTCGCTCGGTTAAAACTGCCATCCTGCTCTGCTTATTGAGCTGGCTGTTTGTCCTCATGGTCCACTTGCCCTTGATGTACAACGAGCTGACCTATGATGTGCCAGATCTGAAAATCATCACCTGCTTCGATATTATTCCCCGCGATATGTTTCCCGCTGTTTATTATTTTTACCTGTACTACTCGGCACAGATATTTCTATTTTTCCTTGTTCCCTTTGTTGTCATGATGTTGTGCTATTCCAGGATTATAAGGACCCTGCTGAAGGCACCGGTGGCTCAGATTAGGGAGTCGAGGAAGCAGATAGTCTATCTGACAATCGTGGTGATGCTTGCTTTCGCCATCTGCTACCTCCCCACTCAGATAATTATGATCGTGCATTTTGTCCGCTCTCACCTGAAGAGACCCATCTACATCCTGTATAAGTTCTCCCTGACTCTGAACAGCTTAAATGGCTGCTTCGATCCCTTGTTGTACTACTTTGCCTCGAAGGAGTTTAGAAGGAAGGTCCAGAAGATTCTGCCTTGCATTCCCGTGGACGATAGTGACAGGACGTCGAGTAACATCGCTCTACCTCTAGCTGCTCAGGGTAGTCAGTAA